The DNA window aaatcagcgttgggatCTTGGCACctaacttggaagctgaatggtacccTTTAAGACACTTTAAGTATCattgtgttgtattttttttttgtatatgaagTTAGTGAATAGTTATAGTtggttaatgtttttatttttgttgtttcattatacatcttattcttttattataaaataaataataaaataaaaaagaaatatgagacaacatcacatacattactctgatcccaatgtaagtagccgaagcactgtgttatggaaatcagaagtaatgacggtaccacatacacccagacccaagacaacatagaaaactaatggtaatctacattgactcggccgggaatcgaacccgggacctcagagtggcgtacccatgaaaaccggtgtacacaccactcgaccatggaggtcattATGTGTGTTTATTATGTGCTGTGtcttattaaacatttctttctttctttcatataatgatatatatttatgtatctttACAGAATCAACAATGGGGTCAAGGAGTGATGTCTATGTCATATCTTTGGATGCTGTGGACGTAAATTTACTGCCGACAAGTTACAAGTACGGTCAGGGAAAAGTTGTTCCAATTTGGACGAAAAGCAACTTGGATCTGAGGAATAATGATTATTACGAATTCGAGATCagatcaaatgaaaatattcagtcaggtagattttattatattgttttttttagggttccgtggTCTACTAGGCACCTCTATAGTTTtgtcatgtctgtccgtctgtctgtcctggctcgttctccgATTTTCACGaaattggtggagagatgtatactgataatccaaaaattggTTTTTTACCTCAATTACAaggaaaatttcattaaaaaaaattcgacTTACCCCATCGTGTGTGGTATCGTTAAAAAGGtatctttaaatacaacatAAATTGCCTTGAAACCATGTGGATCAAACCCCCCATTCTCGAGatatactaatacaaagttaaaattaaagcgTCCCCCCCCCCCTTAACTTTTGTATTATCAaattactattacaataattctgaaaaaaaaatgtgctgtaTACCTCCACGTAAGTACTTTCAACGAAAACCATAGCGGACCCTGTATCATACATAGTAgtaatgtatggaaataactacctacaaactatgaaaataagtgGAGGAAGGAATAAGGAAtgttatatacctacatacagaagtgggccagggtagaaatagagattgctaaATTTTCATCTTCTGGCCCATCACGCTCTTggccgtttttttttaatttgatataggTAGGCGGTGATGAGCCGAAATGGgtcagtggtttgaacgcgtgcatctaaactgatgattgtggattcaaacccaggcaagcaccacttaatattcatgtgcttaatttgtatttataattcatatcgttctcggcggtgaaggaaaacgtcgtgaaaaaacctgcatgtgtctaattacatcgaaattctgccacatgtgtattccaccaagcatATGGACTCTccttaaagagagaggaggccttagccaagtaattcgaaatttacaggctgttaatgttattTTGCCACCAGGCCATACTTCAGCAACGCTGAACgctattacttggtggtagggctttgtgcaagcccctctgggtaggtaccacccactcatcagttattctaccgccaaataacagtactcagtattgttgtgttccggtttgaagagtgagtgagccagtgtaactacaggcacaagggacataacatcttagttcccaaggttggtggcgcattgacgatgtaaggaatagttgatatttcttacagcgtcattgtctataggtgatggtgaccacttaccatcaggtggtccgtatgctcgtccgccaatctataccataaaaaagcatttaattatgttttttttgaacagataaaaaaaatactgcaaTTGAATATATGACGTGTCATATTTGTGACTTGGATGTACCGAGGGTGTACTTAAACGAACACAAGGAAAGCTTCATACacaaattcaatacaaaaatagcAGATGTCGCTTTAAAGCGCTTGCAATTATACATGAcgagtaacgacgataccacatcAGAAATCGATGGAAATCCATCAACGTATTATTGTCGAGAATGTTCCATGATAGTTAATCTTACAGATGAGATTTCTCATAAAAAATCAAGGCCCCATAAGAATTCAGTTGTATTCGAAAGATTTCTAAAGGATTTTCTTCATTTGTATACGAATGATGAAAACGTAAATAATGAACGAAATTTCAAAACTGAAAATCAAATAGAtaacgaatttaaaattatagataaaaaagatCTCGCACATAATAAAGAAATTGCAAGAAAAACCACAGATACAATCGTTGATAAACCTAGGATGAACGTAAAAGACTATTTAACggttttaaatagtaaatatgaaaCGGAAACGATGTTTTTAAAAGCGAATTGTGGTGACATCGAAATCGAAGCGATGGATGGTAGTATAGTTAGAGTTTGTGAGGAAAGTTTTCACGCTTTTAGGAAAATTGGGCAGAAATTCATCCAATGCATGTTGTGCAAGGATATTTTTGATTTGGCATCGTACAATGATCATATAATGAGCGACAGACACATGAAGATGGTGAGCCTACCGTTGAAAGACAAGCATTGTGTGCGGCAGGTACGactatatttagttttaacaaTCTTACTGAAAGTCATGTAGCTAAGCTAGCTAAGTAAATTTCCCgcagctgggctaagacctcacCCATTAaggagtttggaacatattccaccacgctgttccaatgcgggttggtggaatgcacatgtggcagaatttaaatgaaaatagacacatgcaggtttcctcacgatgttttccttcaccgagcacgagaggttacaaacacaaattaagcacaagttatagtggtgcttgcctgggtttaaacttTTACTCTTACAGAGCGAAAAATCTGCCCGAAGTTTcataacaaacatacagataTGTACTTAGAACCGAAATatccagtgattagaacgcatcttaaccgatggttgcgggttcaaaccgagaaAAGCACCGTTGATTATTCacgtgattaatttgtgtttatcatctcgtgctcggcagtgaaggaaaacaatgtGAGGAAACCCGcgtgtttttaatttcatagaattctgccgcatgtgtattccaccaacccacattgaaacatcgtggtggagtatgttccaaaaaacgctctcctcaaaaggagaggaggctttagcccagtagaTAGAAATTGCCAATCTGTTGATGATGATATCATgttaatctatgtatattttgttttcagatTAGTGAATCGCGGAGACACTGCGTGGTATGTAATACAATCATTGACGGTACAGATATACACACACTCTGTGACACAGATCACagtgacaatttaaaaaatctactaatatctgataaaataaatgaaattcataatataagtgATACAAATTCAGAATCTAGAGTAAACGATACAGTTACACCTAAACTTTTGTACAATGACGTTTTAAAAAGTATCCCTTCAAATAATTCAAATGCTAACAATGTAATATCTAACATTGAAGTAAATAATACACAATCAAGTAGTAATGAAGATACGAATAGGAAAAGATTCTGCGATGCGTGTAACGTATCAATAAgtgtaaagaaaattaaaaagcacGAAAGCACAATGAAGCATGTCCTCAATACGATGTCCGATAATCATTATTTGCTTAAAATCGTTGACGTCAATATTCTCCGATGTAAAGTCTGTGATGTTGACGTCAAAAATCATTACGACGATATCGATAATCATTTCAGTAACGCTGATCACGTTAACAGATACGATAGtctgttaaatttaaacagtATAAAAAGGATCGATGAAATGAGGTTTTACTGTGCCAATTGTGACGTTACTATCTTGTTTAAAAACGAATATTTACACGTGGATTCGAaagaacataaaattaaatctcaAATAGAAGTTAAGTCAGTGATTACAGAAAATCGTAAAGTTGGTCAAATAGATGAAGAGATTGTTCCAGCAACAGTTAGGGTAATTGTTGTACCAAACGTTGATAGGGTTGAAGAAGCAACgaattttagtaaaattgttGACTCTGTCGAGAATGGCAAACCAGttacaaatgtaaattatacaGTTGAACAGAAAAGTGTTGGTAACATTATCGATCGTGTTGCGAATCTGAGTAAGGCACTTGAACCAGCTGCAAATGTCAGTAAAATCATCAAACCAGATATCAATGCTAAAAAAGCTGTTGATATTATCAAACCAGTTATCAATGATAATAAAACCGTTGAGCCACTTCCAAGTAGTATCGATAAAGTGAAAGAAGTTGAAACGGTTGTCAAACCTgatgcaaatataaataaaacagttatcAAATGTAATGCAGACGATCCAAATTATTACTTCTGTGTCATCTGTCAAGTTAAAGTTCCGAACAACTATCATAATATCAAAATTCACAATGAAGGAAGACCTCACAAGAAGATTTTGGATAAATTATTAGGGAATATTGTCAAAAAACCTGAATTGAATGTAGCAAATGAGGATTTGAAGCCAGTTCATTATCTGTTATCAGCGACGGAAACTGCAGGTGTTTTGCATTGTGTTATTTGCAAATCAGATTTGACGAACAGTGAAGGGAATATCAAGAATCATTTGCAAGACGCTAGTCACATGACTAAATATACAACGTACTTGAAAGAAAATAGTTTGGTTATCGTCGACGGTGACGTCTACTGCGCTGTGTGCGTTGTTAAACTAGGTAAGCGGTGTGAAATATCGCATTGTACGGGTAAAAAGCATATTTCGAATATGAATGCTTAAATTTTTGGACAGATGTATCTTGGGTTTGGCaaacttaaaataagtaaagtaaaaaaaagtaaagtaacagcctgtaaattcccactgctgggctaaaggcctcctctccctttgaggagaaggttcggaacatattccaccacgctgttccaatgcgggttggtggaatacacatgtggcagaatttgtatggaatttgtcacatgcaggtttcctcacgatgttttccttcaccgctgagcacgagatgaattataaagacaaattaagcacatgaatcagcggtgcttgcctgggtttgaacccgcaatcatcggttaagatgcacgcgttctaaccactcggccattactcaaagaaacaaaaacaaaataaatctttataatccTAGAACGAAATACTTTAATAGAAGCATTCTTTCTTTCCGAATTGTAAAAAAAGAGTGTACAAGTatagctttaaaaataaactaaaaatatttataagcgaaaatatatatgaataaaataagtaaacattatgtctatatttaaaataaaatttaatgttactaaaattttgACCATTTACTACAtcattttttcattgtttttatttatcttttctgGGTCAATGTGGATGTGTACTGCCGCAGATTCtaccacaaaaaaatatactttgtatatGAGATATATGTAATGCTCATTGTAAAGTGAACTGTAGATTCTTTATGGGTAATAAAGTTCttctttacaacaacaacaacagcctgtaaattcccactgctgggctaaaggcctcctctccctttgaggagaaggttcggaacatattccaccacgctgttccaatgcgggttggtggaatacacatgtggcagaatttgtatgaaatttgtcacatgcaggtttcctcacgatgttttccttcaccgctgagcacgagatgaattataaagacaaattgagcacatgaatcagcggtgtttgcctgggtttgaacccgcaatcatcggttaagatgcacgcgttctaaccactcggccattaCTCGTTAAGATGCAAAAATACaacaatgagaaaaataaagtgtcaattattgtaatcagtgtatattaatagtttaaaaatggttgtttatcaaaataaataaataaaaatgcatgtttaaaatccagtcaaatagcctgtttaacgcattatttttcgctatattgtaatctgttTGCAATCTTACGGTAACATACatgatacttataaaaaatgaaaatataacaggcattttttttaagttacttatttctGATTTCAAAGAAGAATacctgtttatttattataattattctaagaAGGAGGTTGCATAAAATGTGATcttaacacgttcagtgccagcgacaagcctagcgtgttcatgcgaatttctatagccacgccgcgaacacgctaggcttgttctaagaatttcagtgatatcttaaaaactaggctaaattattcattcaaactaattgtgtgcaatcttcaagcgataagctactgagtttttaagtggcccgttaaaaataatattttttttttattttagaaaaaaatgtcttttgtaatgccggcgacacgctaggcttgttcacttattaaggataatcatagattgtcaaactgttttttcaacaaaccacattttattaatggcttattaccaatttgttgacaattgaactaattttgttattgttttctcaaatttgaggagctttgttacattttttttttgtacaaatatctattattataaaaatttatacacctttgtagtaaaactatataagccgtaattctgccattcctatttaatgacaaagtttatactaaattgtcttactttgtgttatgttgatactgatactgattatgtattacaagtacctatatgttagttcgattaatcattaactaccacatacatacaccaaatatttaaaatcaaacactaaataaggctgatttaccttaaaaatgtaaacacatgtcaacttcaaagcttgattattttttaattatttgtttattaattattacttatttaatttttctttattattatatcaagacatatgcaccgaatcgatatcctatgacctttgaacatttctagcaactaaaaagaaagtgaacgaaacaagtgagataaaaattgattttagaaattaataagtatgtatttgagaaaaaaaaagaaggtgcatttttatggacactttatgaagcgaaatttaaactctgttttaatttgtacatattgaaagttctattttattttatttgattataccttactaatttcaaactgacccgcgtcctttgcagggatacaacagtagataacatATAACAGTATgtatcatgaacaatttttttattgaaatacgaactaaatcataacgcgataaaaagtatatatcaaattcgacaccaatgtaaatatgatatgtgggaatttattaaaaagttttacaaccactgattcattatgatgtttagttaccataaaagcggttttttgtcataattccgggataaaacactgacaacatcattctaaacaccttaattattgcataacacaagaaatattaactaaaaagaccgttttaacaaaaaaataatcatttttttgttcctgtgccagtggacacgctacgcttgtccatacaatttatcttgcgatgccggggacacgcttagcgtgttcgcggcattatgtatgcCGGCATCGCTAtaagcataggaaaaatttaggtggcagtgaacgtgttaatattttttaatataatgttgttatgAAGACTAAGGCtgttattataaatacctaatattgttattgtttgaaataaatacaaataatcatAATAGAGTACTTTcggaataaatatgaaataataatataatacagaataataataataaagaataaattatgaaattgatgCAACTTTAAAGAATATGTAGAAATATacttaagaaaatttattttaagtcataaaagcacattattactttattatattaaattaaaaagtcgtaatttttaatctacatgtcACGTGACCTAAAATACGAGCCGCCATGGTGTGACGTAAGAGCGGCAAATACGGTCGGTTGCgtgataagttatttttttttaatttattttacaacatccacaggctggCAGATGCTCGTgccgtttttttaaattttgttttaaacgttTTGGcgattaatttttatactaaatatcagcagatcttcgctgaaTTTCATTCGTCTTGGGAGACGTTGACATTCACTcacattgacatttttttttttaaatattttgaaatagtatatacataatctataatatgtGGCAGTAAATGCGTAATAAGTGATAAGTTATTAACAGCTGAACTATATCTATCAACTTTAACTTCAAGGATTTACTTTAACTTCTATTTTGTTTCTTAACGTCAGGGTCGACTGCAAAAAAGGTATTAATAATGAAGttgacacttttttttaatttgatattttgataatataatataggtaaaaATCTAACAGATTGCATgtgatcttatttttattattgttacgaGGACCAAGGCTGATATTATGAATACCTAGTAATGTTATcggttgaaataaatataaataattatattccgtGTTTTATTTGAACCTCTGCCATTTCTTACGACTAccaatcataattaaaaagaatataacaccaaacaataaattgttttacatagCGAAGTCACGCACAAATGTTTCTAAATATTCCCCGATAAATAGAATATGTGGCCAGTATAACGATTTGTGTgcattaacacaaaatattgatgtttttttcGATTCCATGCCGAAGTTTTAGcgaaaaatttgtgatgttttgTCAAGttctgttaataaaatttagctaGTAGTTTATTTTGCTTGTTATGTGATATTCTTTCTTCTTTggttatctatatttttttcgtaatatttttgtaattgaaaattcatttgttatctttattttatttttgtaatctcaaaagataagtattattatta is part of the Vanessa cardui chromosome 30, ilVanCard2.1, whole genome shotgun sequence genome and encodes:
- the LOC124542177 gene encoding uncharacterized protein LOC124542177, giving the protein MGSRSDVYVISLDAVDVNLLPTSYKYGQGKVVPIWTKSNLDLRNNDYYEFEIRSNENIQSDKKNTAIEYMTCHICDLDVPRVYLNEHKESFIHKFNTKIADVALKRLQLYMTSNDDTTSEIDGNPSTYYCRECSMIVNLTDEISHKKSRPHKNSVVFERFLKDFLHLYTNDENVNNERNFKTENQIDNEFKIIDKKDLAHNKEIARKTTDTIVDKPRMNVKDYLTVLNSKYETETMFLKANCGDIEIEAMDGSIVRVCEESFHAFRKIGQKFIQCMLCKDIFDLASYNDHIMSDRHMKMVSLPLKDKHCVRQISESRRHCVVCNTIIDGTDIHTLCDTDHSDNLKNLLISDKINEIHNISDTNSESRVNDTVTPKLLYNDVLKSIPSNNSNANNVISNIEVNNTQSSSNEDTNRKRFCDACNVSISVKKIKKHESTMKHVLNTMSDNHYLLKIVDVNILRCKVCDVDVKNHYDDIDNHFSNADHVNRYDSLLNLNSIKRIDEMRFYCANCDVTILFKNEYLHVDSKEHKIKSQIEVKSVITENRKVGQIDEEIVPATVRVIVVPNVDRVEEATNFSKIVDSVENGKPVTNVNYTVEQKSVGNIIDRVANLSKALEPAANVSKIIKPDINAKKAVDIIKPVINDNKTVEPLPSSIDKVKEVETVVKPDANINKTVIKCNADDPNYYFCVICQVKVPNNYHNIKIHNEGRPHKKILDKLLGNIVKKPELNVANEDLKPVHYLLSATETAGVLHCVICKSDLTNSEGNIKNHLQDASHMTKYTTYLKENSLVIVDGDVYCAVCVVKLGKRCEISHCTGKKHISNMNA